One stretch of Toxoplasma gondii ME49 chromosome XI, whole genome shotgun sequence DNA includes these proteins:
- a CDS encoding dynactin p25, putative (encoded by transcript TGME49_313820) — protein MSDPTSSLPLGSADSSATAEPPTSSEDTQEKTNNPPGETKEKEDSSCRKQKEEEGDSSGNKKEEKAAEGEETQKEKPSESEKEEKAAEGEETQKEKPSESEKEEKAAEGEETQKEKPSESEKEEKAAEGEETQKEKPSESEKEEKAAEGEETQKEKPSESEKEEKAAEGEETQKEKPSESEKEEKAAEGEETQKEKPSESEKEEKAAEGEETQKEKPSESEKEEKAAEGEETQKEKPSESEKEEKAAEGEETQKEKPSESEKEEKAAEGEETQKEKPSESEKEEKAAEGEETQKEKPSESEKEEKAAEGEETQKEKPSEKKEQEKLPAGEETEEGSSRVEQEIFEREASRDSSRAGGRKPFVSKSASHLLREFSLPSEMSSLRDKEKTAGVLSKHESSKDGSSAFAANEEGVTFASHVPFRSYVSTGGVALEGSNDPTNAASELLSSALGAPGSARSPGLPPDTEERRPLSPQKKSGSGVSPQAQASAPKEASSSACVASSTRNANSSTLSSELEVVPPPSQPYTAFSCFLTASLKPPVVHPRSDFITTASGNRVGRDTLLFGSQNITLAGRSVVSQGVILRGELAPLRFGRYVYLEENVLVHPSVYRSKGQPLHVPLTVGDYVVVGRNSVVRAVAVGSCVEISVNCVVGNRCILKDFCRLLPGTVLPPDTVVPSFTVFGGNPGKMVDELPEGETVLMKLDAIQRYNLFVPAEES, from the coding sequence ATGTCGGATCCTACCTCTTCTTTACCTCTTGGCTCAGCTGATTCTTCGGCCACTGCAGAGCCGCCGACAAGCTCCGAGGACACACAGGAGAAGACAAACAACCCTcctggagaaacgaaagaaaaggaagacagcTCATGTagaaagcagaaggaagaggagggcgATTCGTCAGGAAataagaaggaagagaaagcagctgagggagaagagacacagaaggagaagccgtctgaaagcgagaaggaagagaaagcagctgagggagaagagacacagaaggagaagccgtctgaaagcgagaaggaagagaaagcagctgagggagaagagacacagaaggagaagccgtctgaaagcgagaaggaagagaaagcagctgagggagaagagacacagaaggagaagccgtctgaaagcgagaaggaagagaaagcagctgagggagaagagacacagaaggagaagccgtctgaaagcgagaaggaagagaaagcagctgagggagaagagacacagaaggagaagccgtctgaaagcgagaaggaagagaaagcagctgagggagaagagacacagaaggagaagccgtctgaaagcgagaaggaagagaaagcagctgagggagaagagacacagaaggagaagccgtctgaaagcgagaaggaagagaaagcagctgagggagaagagacacagaaggagaagccgtctgaaagcgagaaggaagagaaagcagctgagggagaagagacacagaaggagaagccgtctgaaagcgagaaggaagagaaagcagctgagggagaagagacacagaaggagaagccgtctgaaagcgagaaggaagagaaagcagctgagggagaagagacacagaaggagaagccgtctgaaagcgagaaggaagagaaagcagctgagggagaagagacacagaaggagaagccgtctgaaaagaaggagcaagagaaattgcctgcgggagaagagacagaggaaggctCCTCGCGTGTAGAGCAGGAGATCTTCGAACGGGAGGCATCGAGAGACTCTTCTAGGGCGGGAGGACGGAAGCCGTTTGTGTCAAAGTCGGCTTCGCATCTGTTACGcgagttttctcttccttctgagatgtcttctctcagagacaaggagaagacTGCCGGTGTGTTGTCAAAGCATGAATCGTCGAAGGACGGCTCTTCCGCGTTTGCCgcaaacgaggaaggagtgACTTTTGCTTCCCATgttccttttcgttcttACGTCTCCACTGGCGGAGTTGCTCTCGAAGGCTCCAACGATCCGACAAACGCGGCAAGCGAACTTCTTTCCTCGGCTCTGGGCGCCCCGGGAAGCGCGAGGTCACCGGGCCTGCCTccagacacagaggagagaaggccactgtctccacagaagaaaagcggatCGGGAGTCTCCCCTCAAGCGCAGGCCTCGGCGCCCAAggaagcttcttcttctgcgtgtgTGGCGTCTTCGACAAGAAACGCGAACTCCTCTACTCTCTCTTCCGAACTCGAAGTTGTACCGCCTCCATCGCAGCCGTACACggccttctcctgcttcctcaCCGCTTCTCTGAAGCCTCCGGTGGTCCACCCGAGAAGCGATTTCATCACGACGGCGTCGGGGAATCGCGTAGGGAGGGACACCCTGCTGTTCGGCTCGCAGAACATCACGCTGGCTGGACGCTCCGTCGTCTCTCAAGGAGTGATTCTGCGTGGAGAACTCGCGCCGCTCCGATTCGGCAGATATGTGTACCTCGAGGAGAACGTCCTCGTTCACCCCAGCGTGTACAGGTCCAAGGGCCAGCCGTTGCATGTGCCTCTGACTGTCGGGGACTACGTCGTCGTGGGGAGGAACTCTGTCGTCAGAGCTGTCGCTGTCGGCTCGTGCGTGGAGATCAGCGTGAACTGCGTTGTGGGGAACAGATGCATCTTGAAAGACTTCTGCAGACTCCTCCCCGGCACTGTGCTCCCTCCCGACACGGTGGTTCCCTCGTTTACTGTCTTTGGGGGAAACCCGGGGAAGATGGTCGACGAACTTCCTGAGGGGGAAACCGTGCTGATGAAACTCGACGCGATTCAAAGATACAACCTGTTTGTGCCTGCCGAGGAGTCCTag
- a CDS encoding hypothetical protein (encoded by transcript TGME49_313790), translating into MSLLRRRRSLISSAFACAAAPMQRDECHYRPALTVSQFLSPTGFAERKIHLCLDVVHLCRQIHNQYAMQHLPRAVRRSKSPQLSVEVSPLYFKDENCPPQPHCNAPSPRKAALLSGVASEAHGVKTCGGPAHAVVSPRRTRKSREAFFSGAQARGRPPGDGVFAGTDGEESAEERDGWRSASRWETTEATPHVNLEQASADRMQSTTLGHQNEESLAGDEGGNRSATAACDPSTSHRITGPVGLPDEVRPRPTESLQSERVDQIWRTAQMLQLLMEQVTSLSGKVGAFSQRVTASVDELHLQVQLLQTRVSILESRLGSGVEAFSPGPGTGANPQSSRKNLESTHLQGGPGIPCASDHSRFSGGSSSLVGHRPAGGVAVSSGMGSVEDRSSSVAVSAALGTCPAKNGSLISQSREVSGPDSRVLAGQTYAAGARDEGREVAALQSDRASPCTRMGDGSAEDHRQERTVNRAEAFSPGERSPRDSVPTENNARGKEEESSAWGFAVQTPSCDVQFPFSPHTRPSFPTASAFAAVRMEKGFADGSASLDPLDVEMQRNVLRITEKIESLQAVLRRSRNSGPASRPRSACPEPTNASARVLSQGQAEAVSALPSDFHPSTSSIHARASLATGGGAGEAASFSVSSQHRGPASGVKEVERSFAALSGPPETSPRVSPTVAVRRGSTEAPSFSADSPSGSGTRCDSLGLPSFPPPAGNAEERGIDCVSVSRVGSAVSQPPGEIYSGTREGEEKECKIRRGFSPTSDLSEPSDRRQQSQQTPFFGISCSSDGSRSELLGSSTGSLSKASPDHPKASATPEKFDFLSLSKQWLPCAGKDVEGFVAAAAASAWGSSAHENI; encoded by the exons ATGTCTCTGTTACGCCGAAGAAGATCCCTCATCTCGTCTGCTTTTGCATGTGCTGCTGCCCCGATGCAGCGGGACGAGTGTCACTACAGGCCAGCTTTGACGGTGTCTCAGTTTTTGTCGCCGACGGGTTTCGCGGAGCGGAAGATTCACCTCTGTCTCGACGTCGTGCACCTTTGCCGGCAAATTCACAACCAGTATGCGATGCAGCATCTCCCGCGAGCAGtccgaagaagcaagagtCCTCAGCTCTCTGTCGAAGTCTCCCCTCTTTACTTCAAGGATGAAAACTGTCCCCCCCAACCGCACTGCAACGCTCCCTCTCCGCGGAAAGCTGCGCTGCTTTCTGGCGTGGCGTCGGAGGCCCACGGCGTGAAGACATGCGGGGgtcccgcgcatgcagttgtctCTCCCCGGAGAACCAGAAAGTCTAGAGAGGCCTTTTTCAGTGGTGCACAGGCGAGAGGCAGGCCTCCAGGTGACGGTGTATTTGCGGGGacggacggagaagagagtgccgaagagagagacggctggcgttctgcttctcggtGGGAGACAACAGAGGCTACTCCCCATGTGAATCTTGAACAAGCGTCAGCAGACCGCATGCAGTCAACGACGTTGGGTCATCAGAACGAAGAGAGTTTGGCTGGGGATGAAGGTGGAAACAGATCCGCGACTGCTGCTTGCGACCCTTCAACTTCCCATAGAATAACCGGCCCTGTCGGACTGCCCGACGAAGTTCGACCCAGGCCGACAGAAAGTCTCCAAAGCGAGAGGGTCGACCAGATCTGGAGGACTGCTCAAATGCTTCAGCTTCTCATGGAG cAAGTCACGAGCTTGAGCGGCAAAGTCGGCGCCTTCAGCCAACGCGTGACGGCCTCGGTCGACGAGTTGCATCTTCAAGTTCAGCTCCTGCAGACTCGCGTGTCGATTTTAGAAAGTCGTCTGGGGTCTGGCGTCGAGGCCTTTTCTCCAGGGCCGGGCACTGGGGCGAATCCCCAAAGTTCGCGGAAGAATCTCGAGTCCACGCACCTCCAAGGGGGTCCGGGTATCCCCTGTGCAAGCGATCATTCGCGTTTTTCCGgcggctcttcttcgcttgtgGGGCACCGCCCAGCTGGaggcgtcgctgtctcttctgggATGGGTTCGGTCGAGGACAGAAGTTCGAGTGTCGCCGTCAGCGCCGCCCTGGGAACCTGCCCCGCGAAGAATGGATCTCTGATCTCTCAGTCGCGTGAGGTCTCTGGGCCGGACAGCCGTGTCTTGGCTGGCCAAACGTATGCAGCAGGGGCAAGGGACGAGGGGAGGGAAGTCGCGGCTCTGCAAAGCGACAGAGCATCCCCGTGCACTCGAATGGGAGACGGGAGTGCGGAAGACCACCGCCAGGAGCGTACAGTGAATCGAGCGGAGGCCTTTTCTCCCGGAGAACGCAGCCCGCGCGATTCCGTTCCGACCGAGAACAACGCGcgggggaaggaagaagagagttcTGCGTGGGGCTTCGCTGTCCAGACTCCGTCCTGTGACGTACAGttcccgttttctcctcACACGCGTCCGAGTTTTCCGACGGCCAGCGCGTTTGCAGCAGTCCGCATGGAGAAGGGATTTGCTGACGGCTCGGCGAGTCTCGACCCTCTGGATGTAGAGATGCAGCGGAATGTCCTTCGGATCACAGAAAAGATCGAGAGTCTCCAAGCTGTGCTTCGACGATCTCGGAACTCGGGTCCAGCCTCTCGTCCTCGATCTGCCTGTCCTGAACCGACAAACGCTTCTGCCAGAGTCTTGTCGCAGGGACAGGCCGAAGCTGTCTCGGCGCTCCCCTCAGACTTCCATCCCTCCACGTCGTCGATTCATGCCCGCGCCTCTCTTGCAACCGGAGGAGGAGCGGGAGAAGCAGCCTCTTTCAGCGTCTCTTCTCAACACCGAGGGCCTGCGTCGGGGGTCAAGGAAGTCGAAAGATCCTTCGCTGCCCTCTCCGGACCCCCGGAGACGTCCCCGCGGGTGTCGCCGACTGTTGCCGTTCGACGGGGGTCGACCGAGGCGCccagcttctctgcagactcGCCAAGCGGCTCTGGAACTCGTTGTGATTCCCTGGGGCTTCCAAGCTTTCCACCGCCAGcgggaaacgcagaggaaagagggatCGACTGTGTTTCGGTGTCGAGGGTCGGTTCTGCGGTCTCACAACCACCTGGAGAAATCTACAGTGGAActcgagagggagaggaaaaggaatgCAAGATACGTCGGGGCTTCTCGCCCACAAGCGACCTTTCCGAGCCTTCAGACAGACGCCAGCAGAGTCAGCAAACACCTTTTTTCGGAATTAGCTGCAGTAGCGATGGTTCGCGGAGCGAACTTCTTGGGTCCTCCACGGGGTCGCTGTCGAAAGCCTCTCCCGACCACCCGAAGGCAAGCGCCACGCCTGAGAAATTCgactttctttctctctccaaacAGTGGCTCCCGTGCGCCGGAAAAGACGTCGAAGGTTTCGTTGCCGCTGCTGCGGCCTCGGCCTGGGGCAGCAGTGCACACGAGAACATATGA
- the TAF8 gene encoding transcription initiation factor TFIID complex subunit TAF8 (encoded by transcript TGME49_313810~Gene product name based on ToxoDB Community Expert Annotation.), whose translation MYPPSPPFSGASPCQSGAVGGSDSTAIVSSDDHVSSDSSAAGPASSHHSSPTPSAPYAGNDSGQAVPAASPSAALQHQEDGRCASESSALDSQAPGGPASRPATSYIMTGPLPGLPRPRTETVLLDPASAASPLTLESAAAGSALSGSSLGSSGTRAPPGSGSGRGAGAWPPGGAPQGRTLVTVPSVCGSRRRYMHALLQRSAAWMMFSKGVQSVEPQCLEYVSSWLAFRIGAIGRQAKIYANIRGTSVANYFDVKQALFDVCPASYAALFRTTGVEPVAGTQPKEVLLGADGRGRRARQAALARGAEADTNPPLEGTEAELVVTTEDSWVYRRLVGEPADPLGAEESNAVSGVSAPLAAGPATLDTPHDAPVGREDAQRSGPLGPGTGPQFPGAAASPPDASPSAAGPGGAPGGTPRVDLSGGASPAVGPAAGGAGALPGAPGYADVAPARGDLGPVKPGSTRSAEPPLHIPPWLPQFPPAHLWACTPTPSAPACDGVSLDFKRQCAKMELQLHLPQLQLPQLPPPSARWGEGGARRDPEGDDSGGTRRWRGGDSRMGMKRGRNAAEGDTANHSLWGLPRDEGGTACLSEDDEVEKEAADADVAGEDRCGGKRRGSGKEENGGKGKKRRTKQEDEVIEREVVADSAQFGKQGNLLLSW comes from the coding sequence ATGTATCCTCCGTCACCCCCTTTTTCAGGGGCCTCCCCTTGCCAAAGCGGTGCCGTTGGGGGCTCGGACTCCACAGCCATTGTTTCATCTGACGATCACGTGTCTTCGGACTCCAGTGCCGCAGGGCCAGCTTCTTCCCACCACTCTTCACCTACTCCTTCGGCGCCCTACGCTGGAAACGACTCAGGACAGGCTGTGCCTGCTGCCTCGCCCTCCGCTGCTCTTCAACATCAGGAAGATGGTCGGTGTGCTTCCGAATCTTCCGCGCTCGACTCCCAGGCCCCGGGGGGTCCGGCGTCTCGCCCCGCCACTAGTTACATCATGACGGGGCCGCTCCCAGGGTTGCCTCGACCCAGAACCGAGACCGTTTTGCTGGACCCcgcgtctgcggcctcgCCCTTGACTCTCGAGAGCGCCGCAGCTGGGTCTGCCCTCTCCGGATCCTCTCTAGGCTCCAGCGGGACCCGTGCCCCTCCAGGGTCTGGATCGGGTAGAGGGGCCGGCGCTTGGCCCCCGGGTGGGGCGCCTCAGGGCCGGACGCTCGTGACTGTCCCCAGTGTATGTGGAAGTCGTAGGCggtacatgcatgcgttgctgCAGCGGAGTGCCGCCTGGATGATGTTCAGCAAGGGTGTCCAGAGCGTGGAACCGCAGTGTCTCGAGTACGTTTCATCTTGGCTTGCGTTCCGGATCGGGGCCATCGGGCGCCAGGCAAAGATCTACGCAAACATCCGCGGCACCAGCGTCGCGAACTACTTCGACGTGAAGCAAGCTTTGTTCGACGTCTGCCCTGCCTCCTACGCCGCTCTCTTCCGCACCACGGGGGTCGAGCCGGTGGCCGGAACGCAGCCAAAGGAGGTCCTCTTGGGTGCAGACGGCAGAGGACGCCGCGCGCGTCAGGCCGCCCTCGCCCGCGGCGCAGAGGCGGACACCAACCCCCCACTCGAAGGGACCGAAGCAGAACTTGTGGTGACTACGGAGGACTCCTGGGTGTACCGCCGCCTCGTGGGGGAGCCCGCAGACCCCCTCGGCGCGGAGGAGTCCAACGCGGTCTCAGGCGTAtccgcgcctctcgccgcgGGGCCCGCGACCCTTGACACCCCGCACGACGCACCGGTAGGGCGCGAAGACGCGCAGCGGAGCGGGCCCCTCGGCCCTGGGACTGGCCCTCAGTTTCCAGGGGCAGCTGCGTCGCCGCCTGACGCTTCACCTTCAGCTGCAGGCCCCGGAGGCGCCCCTGGAGGAACTCCCCGGGTGGACCTGTCGGGTGGGGCCTCTCCGGCGGTGGGGCCCGCAGCTGGAGGCGCAGGGGCTCTTCCAGGGGCCCCGGGGTACGCAGACGTCGCGCCCGCGAGGGGCGACCTGGGTCCCGTGAAGCCGGGGTCGACCCGGAGCGCAGAGCCGCCTCTGCACATACCCCCGTGGCTTCCGCAGTTCCCCCCGGCGCATCTGTGGGCCTGCACGCCGACGCCCTCTGCCCCCGCTTGCGACGGAGTTTCCCTGGACTTCAAGAGACAGTGTGCGAAGATGGAGCTGCAGCTGCATCTACCTCAACTGCAGCTTCCCCAGCTGCCGCCGCCTTCCGCGAGGTGGGGCGAGGGGGGGGCCCGGCGAGACCCTGAAGGGGATGACAGTGGCGGGACCCGCAGGTGgcggggaggagacagcaggatgGGGATGAAGCGGGGCCGAAACGCTGCGGAGGGAGACACTGCCAATCACTCGTTGTGGGGCCTTCCAcgagacgagggaggaacGGCGTGTCTGtccgaagacgacgaggtggagaaggaagccgcagacgccgacgTTGCCGGGGAAGACAGGTGTGGGGGGaaacggcgaggaagcgggaaggaagagaacggaggcaaagggaagaaaagaagaacgaaacaggaagacgaagttatagagagagaggtagTTGCAGACTCTGCTCAATTCGGAAAACAGGGGAATCTTCTTCTCAGCTGGTGA
- a CDS encoding hypothetical protein (encoded by transcript TGME49_313780), producing the protein MSLDEPCCPPPSRHHRRHREQNLKDACAGLGSNSDTTTPQSETFPVVASGDGLAVSSEGREGSSTPSLMVLTPSGQLHHAAGNPGLFATTPNVAVVSQPSGGCASVGIQNQVAPLSHVFSSGATPSQVVLQQASPPQHFVVRHTPPQAAAFPSTPVQHLSVNATGFYQGGSQNGGVTQAQSMPLQAGMRLTPANSQASVQQAPCGQVHFVLQPQIQQMPFHVQASPMTPPAWSPQMPSAPLFTPCLRCGGVEQTQPPPPTTLCCQPSPSEPQMFIFQSPTGAGSPGVSAVYGSASPCSAAPSCAIPQTQTGIIPTVQPQTFGTVLHGQPVSCCYPAGTSAATMNVAGPKVALHGTPGMVVPSGGQASVQTVLPQSVVVGMSGMGTTLVEGTTGQPLVVYQAGTVLRDASAVGYPAVMNLVPPSIAALQAGHVFSRGGKKGADGQDGRKDRQQTGSLWCGSCAR; encoded by the coding sequence ATGAGCCTCGACGAACCCTGTTGTCCGCCGCCAAGTCGTCACCACAGACGGCACCGCGAGCAGAACTTGAAAGACGCCTGTGCGGGTCTGGGGAGCAACAGTGACACGACCACCCCACAGAGTGAAACGTTTCCCGTGGTAGCTAGCGGAGATGGTCTTGCGGTTTCTtccgagggaagagaaggttCCTCAACACCCTCACTCATGGTGCTGACACCGAGTGGACAGCTGCACCACGCCGCGGGGAACCCCGGGCTCTTTGCTACAACTCCGAACGTGGCAGTGGTCTCCCAACCTAGCGGAGGCTGCGCCAGCGTGGGTATCCAGAACCAAGTCGCGCCTCTTTCGcatgtcttttcttctggggCAACTCCTTCCCAGGTGGTTTTACAACAAGCCTCGCCCCCCCAGCACTTTGTCGTTCGACACACCCCCCCTCAGGCCGCTGCCTTCCCGTCCACACCCGTCCAGCACCTTTCTGTCAACGCAACAGGCTTTTATCAAGGAGGTTCCCAGAATGGGGGAGTGACTCAGGCACAGTCGATGCCCCTGCAGGCAGGGATGCGTCTCACTCCGGCAAACAGCCAAGCCTCCGTGCAGCAGGCACCTTGTGGGCAGGTACACTTCGTGCTTCAGCCCCAGATTCAGCAGATGCCTTTCCATGTCCAGGCGTCACCCATGACACCCCCCGCCTGGAGTCCACAGATGCCTTCTGCTCCGTTGTTCACTCCGTGTCTTCGCTGTGGAGGTGTCGAGCAAACCCAACCTCCACCCCCGACTACTCTGTGCTGCCAACCTTCGCCTTCAGAGCCTCAAATGTTCATTTTTCAGTCCCCCACAGGTGCCGGCTCTCCGGGAGTCTCAGCTGTGTACGGATCTGCCAGCCCTTGCAGCGCGGCGCCAAGCTGTGCGATTCCTCAAACTCAAACGGGAATCATACCGACTGTACAACCACAAACTTTTGGAACTGTTCTTCATGGTCAACCCGTTTCTTGTTGCTATCCCGCTGGCACTTCAGCCGCAACAATGAATGTGGCAGGTCCTAAAGTGGCATTGCACGGGACTCCTGGAATGGTGGTACCTTCTGGCGGACAGGCAAGTGTACAGACTGTGTTGCCGCAAAGCGTGGTGGTGGGCATGTCTGGGATGGGAACTACACTTGTCGAAGGAACTACAGGACAGCCCCTAGTGGTTTACCAAGCAGGTACTGTTTTGAGGGATGCCTCTGCGGTCGGCTATCCTGCAGTCATGAATCTGGTGCCGCCTTCTATTGCAGCTCTTCAGGCTGGACACGTTTTCAGCCGAGGTGGAAAGAAGGGAGCAGACGGTCAGGATGGGAGAAAAGATCGACAACAAACGGGGTCGCTGTGGTGCGGATCATGTGCCCGATGA